Proteins found in one Mangifera indica cultivar Alphonso chromosome 15, CATAS_Mindica_2.1, whole genome shotgun sequence genomic segment:
- the LOC123197720 gene encoding MDIS1-interacting receptor like kinase 2-like isoform X1, which produces MVFTSFTCRVMSIWATLLTCYVAASELSSIQLEKQALLNSGWWSFKSNFTDHCKWYGFICNSAGSVTDMRLLYNSDLGKELDSFNFSCFPNLESLNLANNDFSGSIPSQIGALLKLKRLSLQYNHFTGVIPPDIGRLSNLVALDLSFNNLTGPIPSSLRNLTQLKYLDLSSNKLEGLLPQELGNLNNLTQLRIRDNNPIGAIPSIQGPLTNLIELNMSSNQLSGSIPAQIGAFPKLKRLSLQHNNFTSVIPPDIGRLSNLVELDLSFNSLIGPIPSSLCNSTHLEYLHLSSNKLEGLLPQELGNLKNLIMLKVSGNDLTGPIPPTLGLLTNLFELNMSLNQLSGRIPSQIGRLSNLVEFDLSYNNLTGPIPSSLCNSTRLEYLYLSSNKLEGLLPQELGNLKQLFYLNLSSNKLDGRIPSQLGEIPIMFLLDLSHNELSGTIPKKFPTESCEGLDLSFNNLEGEIPTQLQYCSTEEQFFGNKGLCGNVLYGFPSCPTPSKPKNTIFHQVTIFLPITAFLIMSIIGFLFLIKRKNKIAILKTGEPKNGDVFSIWNYDGRIAFEDMIEATEDFDIKYCIGTGAYGSVYKAQLPNDRVVALKKLHNSESEELTFLDSFQNEAHILSEIRHRNIVKLYGFCLHKRCMFLIYEYMERGSLFCILRTDDEAIELDWGKRVNIVRNIAHALSYLHHDCVPSIVHRDISSNNILLNSELEASVADFGLARLLNPDSSNRTILAGTYGYIAPELAYTMVVTEKCDVYSFGVVALETLMGHHPEELLSSSSSSSKQNMMLIDVLDPRLRPPLDKMVLRDIAHIARIAFACLCSKPKSRPTMYEVSHEFISSKKTPLEKPFHEISISEIRYQKMEAVDNCVSP; this is translated from the exons ATGGTGTTCACATCCTTCACATGTAGAGTGATGTCCATATGGGCTACCCTTTTGACATGTTATGTTGCAGCATCTGAATTATCATCAATACAATTAGAAAAACAAGCTCTGCTTAACAGTGGTTGGTGGAGTTTCAAAAGCAATTTCACAGATCATTGCAAGTGGTACGGTTTCATTTGCAATTCAGCCGGAAGCGTTACTGACATGCGGCTTCTCTACAATTCTGACTTAGGAAAAGAGCTTGACAGTTTTAACTTCTCTTGCTTTCCAAACCTTGAAAGTCTCAATCTTGCAAACAACGACTTCTCTGGAAGCATTCCTTCACAAATTGGTGcacttttaaaactcaaacgTCTCTCTTTGCAGTACAATCATTTTACTG gTGTTATCCCTCCAGATATTGGCAGATTGAGCAATCTTGTGGCATTAGATCTGTCCTTTAACAATCTCACTGGACCAATCCCTTCAAGTTTAAGAAATTTAACACAATTGAAATACCTAGATCTTTCTTCTAACAAACTTGAAGGTCTCTTACCTCAAGAGTTGGGGAATCTAAACAATCTCACTCAATTAAGAATCAGAGATAATAACCCAATTGGAGCTATTCCTTCAATTCAGGGTCCTTTAACCAACCTAATTGAGCTGAATATGTCGTCAAACCAACTCTCTGGAAGCATTCCAGCACAAATTGGTGCATTTCCAAAGCTCAAACGTCTTTCTCTGCAGCACAATAATTTTACAA GTGTTATCCCTCCAGATATTGGAAGACTGAGCAATCTTGTGGAATTAGATCTGTCTTTTAACAGTCTCATTGGACCGATCCCTTCTAGTCTATGTAATTCAACACACTTGGAATACCTACATCTTTCTTCTAACAAACTTGAAGGTTTGTTACCTCAAGAGCTTGGGAATCTAAAAAATCTCATTATGTTAAAAGTGAGTGGTAATGACCTGACTGGACCTATTCCTCCAACTCTGGGTCTTTTAACCAACCTATTTGAGCTGAATATGTCATTAAACCAGCTCTCTGGAAGAATTCCATCACAAATTGGAAGGCTAAGCAATCTTGTGGAATTTGATCTGTCATATAACAATCTCACTGGACCAATTCCTTCTAGTCTATGTAATTCAACAAGGTTGGAATACCTATATCTTTCTTCTAACAAACTTGAAGGTTTGTTACCTCAAGAGCTTGGGAATCTAAAGCAACTATTTTACCTCAACCTTTCCTCAAACAAACTAGATGGAAGAATACCTTCTCAACTTGGAGAAATTCCAATCATGTTTCTTTTGGATCTTTCGCACAATGAACTTTCTGGAACCATCCCCAAAAAATTTCCTACTGAGTCATGCGAAGGCTTGGACTTGTCATTCAATAATTTGGAGGGCGAAATTCCAACTCAATTGCAATACTGCTCTACAGAAGAGCAATTTTTTGGTAACAAAGGTCTCTGTGGGAATGTTCTTTATGGTTTTCCTTCCTGTCCCACGCCTTCTAAACCCAAAAATACTATCTTTCATCAAGTTACAATTTTTCTTCCCATCACCGCATTTCTCATCATGTCAATCATTGGATTCCTGTTTCTCATTAAACGCAAGAACAAAATTGCTATACTCAAAACAGGAGAACCAAAGAATGGAGATGTGTTTTCAATTTGGAATTATGACGGTAGAATAGCATTTGAAGACATGATTGAAGCTACAGAGGATTTTGACATCAAATATTGCATTGGAACTGGAGCTTATGGTAGTGTCTACAAGGCACAATTACCAAATGACAGAGTAGTTGCTTTGAAGAAGCTTCACAATTCGGAATCAGAGGAGTTGACTTTCCttgatagttttcaaaatgaAGCTCATATATTGTCTGAAATACGACATCGAAATATTGTGAAGCTTTATGGATTTTGTTTACACAAAAGATGCATGTTTTTGATTTATGAGTACATGGAGAGAGGAAGCTTGTTTTGCATTCTACGTACAGATGATGAAGCTATTGAGTTAGATTGGGGTAAGAGAGTGAACATTGTGAGGAATATTGCACATGCTTTATCATACTTACATCATGATTGTGTACCATCAATTGTTCACCGTGACATATCAAGCAACAACATTCTATTAAACTCAGAATTGGAAGCATCTGTTGCTGACTTTGGGTTGGCTAGACTTTTAAATCCTGACTCTTCTAATAGAACCATCTTAGCAGGAACATATGGATATATAGCTCCAG AACTTGCCTACACCATGGTTGTGACTGAGAAATgtgatgtttatagttttggagttGTGGCATTAGAAACATTGATGGGTCATCATCCCGAGGAACTACTttcgtcatcatcatcttcttctaaACAAAATATGATGCTTATTGATGTATTAGACCCACGCCTTCGACCTCCTTTGGACAAAATGGTTCTCCGAGATATTGCTCATATTGCAAGAATAGCATTTGCTTGCTTGTGTTCTAAACCAAAGTCTAGACCTACAATGTACGAAGTGTCTCATGAATTTATTAGCAGCAAGAAGACACCACTGGAAAAACCATTTCATGAGATTTCAATCTCAGAGATAAGATACCAAAAAATGGAGGCAGTTGATAATTGTGTTTCACCGTAA
- the LOC123197722 gene encoding 3-dehydroquinate synthase homolog isoform X2 yields MGDRVCVDLCSLMRPGEGLRVGSFARGLFLVHSECLESNYIASRPFRINAGPVHAYVLVPGGKTCYLSELKSGKEVIVVDQKGQQRTAIVGRVKIESRPLILVEAKGSDHQTHYSIILQNAETVALIAPFQDIIKAV; encoded by the exons ATGGGTGATCGAGTTTGCGTGGATCTTTGTAGCCTCATGAGACCTGGTGAAGGACTTCGA GTTGGGTCCTTTGCTAGGGGACTTTTCCTTGTCCACTCTGAATGCTTGGAGTCAAACTACATTGCCAGCAGGCCTTTTCGAATCAATGCT GGACCTGTGCATGCCTACGTGCTTGTTCCTGGAGGAAAAACTTGCTACCTTTCAGAGTTAAAATCTGGCAAAGAAGTGATCGTGGTTGATCAGAAAGGCCAGCAGCGAACAGCAATTGTTGGTCGTGTGAAGATAGAGTCTAGACCTCTTATCCTTGTAGAGGCAAAG GGATCAGATCATCAAACTCATTACAGCATAATTCTACAGAATGCGGAAACAGTCGCCTTAATTGCTCCCTTCCAAG ACATCATCAAGGCAGTTTGA
- the LOC123197720 gene encoding MDIS1-interacting receptor like kinase 2-like isoform X2, whose product MVFTSFTCRVMSIWATLLTCYVAASELSSIQLEKQALLNSGWWSFKSNFTDHCKWYGFICNSAGSVTDMRLLYNSDLGKELDSFNFSCFPNLESLNLANNDFSGSIPSQIGALLKLKRLSLQYNHFTGVIPPDIGRLSNLVALDLSFNNLTGPIPSSLRNLTQLKYLDLSSNKLEGLLPQELGNLNNLTQLRIRDNNPIGAIPSIQGPLTNLIELNMSSNQLSGSIPAQIGAFPKLKRLSLQHNNFTSVIPPDIGRLSNLVELDLSFNSLIGPIPSSLCNSTHLEYLHLSSNKLEGLLPQELGNLKNLIMLKVSGNDLTGPIPPTLGLLTNLFELNMSLNQLSGRIPSQIGRLSNLVEFDLSYNNLTGPIPSSLCNSTRLEYLYLSSNKLEGLLPQELGNLKQLFYLNLSSNKLDGRIPSQLGEIPIMFLLDLSHNELSGTIPKKFPTESCEGLDLSFNNLEGEIPTQLQYCSTEEQFFGNKGLCGNVLYGFPSCPTPSKPKNTIFHQVTIFLPITAFLIMSIIGFLFLIKRKNKIAILKTGEPKNGDVFSIWNYDGRIAFEDMIEATEDFDIKYCIGTGAYGSVYKAQLPNDRVVALKKLHNSESEELTFLDSFQNEAHILSEIRHRNIVKLYGFCLHKRCMFLIYEYMERGSLFCILRTDDEAIELDWGKRVNIVRNIAHALSYLHHDCVPSIVHRDISSNNILLNSELEASVADFGLARLLNPDSSNRTILAGTYGYIAPVLELWH is encoded by the exons ATGGTGTTCACATCCTTCACATGTAGAGTGATGTCCATATGGGCTACCCTTTTGACATGTTATGTTGCAGCATCTGAATTATCATCAATACAATTAGAAAAACAAGCTCTGCTTAACAGTGGTTGGTGGAGTTTCAAAAGCAATTTCACAGATCATTGCAAGTGGTACGGTTTCATTTGCAATTCAGCCGGAAGCGTTACTGACATGCGGCTTCTCTACAATTCTGACTTAGGAAAAGAGCTTGACAGTTTTAACTTCTCTTGCTTTCCAAACCTTGAAAGTCTCAATCTTGCAAACAACGACTTCTCTGGAAGCATTCCTTCACAAATTGGTGcacttttaaaactcaaacgTCTCTCTTTGCAGTACAATCATTTTACTG gTGTTATCCCTCCAGATATTGGCAGATTGAGCAATCTTGTGGCATTAGATCTGTCCTTTAACAATCTCACTGGACCAATCCCTTCAAGTTTAAGAAATTTAACACAATTGAAATACCTAGATCTTTCTTCTAACAAACTTGAAGGTCTCTTACCTCAAGAGTTGGGGAATCTAAACAATCTCACTCAATTAAGAATCAGAGATAATAACCCAATTGGAGCTATTCCTTCAATTCAGGGTCCTTTAACCAACCTAATTGAGCTGAATATGTCGTCAAACCAACTCTCTGGAAGCATTCCAGCACAAATTGGTGCATTTCCAAAGCTCAAACGTCTTTCTCTGCAGCACAATAATTTTACAA GTGTTATCCCTCCAGATATTGGAAGACTGAGCAATCTTGTGGAATTAGATCTGTCTTTTAACAGTCTCATTGGACCGATCCCTTCTAGTCTATGTAATTCAACACACTTGGAATACCTACATCTTTCTTCTAACAAACTTGAAGGTTTGTTACCTCAAGAGCTTGGGAATCTAAAAAATCTCATTATGTTAAAAGTGAGTGGTAATGACCTGACTGGACCTATTCCTCCAACTCTGGGTCTTTTAACCAACCTATTTGAGCTGAATATGTCATTAAACCAGCTCTCTGGAAGAATTCCATCACAAATTGGAAGGCTAAGCAATCTTGTGGAATTTGATCTGTCATATAACAATCTCACTGGACCAATTCCTTCTAGTCTATGTAATTCAACAAGGTTGGAATACCTATATCTTTCTTCTAACAAACTTGAAGGTTTGTTACCTCAAGAGCTTGGGAATCTAAAGCAACTATTTTACCTCAACCTTTCCTCAAACAAACTAGATGGAAGAATACCTTCTCAACTTGGAGAAATTCCAATCATGTTTCTTTTGGATCTTTCGCACAATGAACTTTCTGGAACCATCCCCAAAAAATTTCCTACTGAGTCATGCGAAGGCTTGGACTTGTCATTCAATAATTTGGAGGGCGAAATTCCAACTCAATTGCAATACTGCTCTACAGAAGAGCAATTTTTTGGTAACAAAGGTCTCTGTGGGAATGTTCTTTATGGTTTTCCTTCCTGTCCCACGCCTTCTAAACCCAAAAATACTATCTTTCATCAAGTTACAATTTTTCTTCCCATCACCGCATTTCTCATCATGTCAATCATTGGATTCCTGTTTCTCATTAAACGCAAGAACAAAATTGCTATACTCAAAACAGGAGAACCAAAGAATGGAGATGTGTTTTCAATTTGGAATTATGACGGTAGAATAGCATTTGAAGACATGATTGAAGCTACAGAGGATTTTGACATCAAATATTGCATTGGAACTGGAGCTTATGGTAGTGTCTACAAGGCACAATTACCAAATGACAGAGTAGTTGCTTTGAAGAAGCTTCACAATTCGGAATCAGAGGAGTTGACTTTCCttgatagttttcaaaatgaAGCTCATATATTGTCTGAAATACGACATCGAAATATTGTGAAGCTTTATGGATTTTGTTTACACAAAAGATGCATGTTTTTGATTTATGAGTACATGGAGAGAGGAAGCTTGTTTTGCATTCTACGTACAGATGATGAAGCTATTGAGTTAGATTGGGGTAAGAGAGTGAACATTGTGAGGAATATTGCACATGCTTTATCATACTTACATCATGATTGTGTACCATCAATTGTTCACCGTGACATATCAAGCAACAACATTCTATTAAACTCAGAATTGGAAGCATCTGTTGCTGACTTTGGGTTGGCTAGACTTTTAAATCCTGACTCTTCTAATAGAACCATCTTAGCAGGAACATATGGATATATAGCTCCAG ttttggagttGTGGCATTAG
- the LOC123197722 gene encoding 3-dehydroquinate synthase homolog isoform X1 has product MGDRVCVDLCSLMRPGEGLRVGSFARGLFLVHSECLESNYIASRPFRINAGPVHAYVLVPGGKTCYLSELKSGKEVIVVDQKGQQRTAIVGRVKIESRPLILVEAKGSDHQTHYSIILQNAETVALIAPFQENGGKKTTIPVTSLKVGDEVLLRVQGGA; this is encoded by the exons ATGGGTGATCGAGTTTGCGTGGATCTTTGTAGCCTCATGAGACCTGGTGAAGGACTTCGA GTTGGGTCCTTTGCTAGGGGACTTTTCCTTGTCCACTCTGAATGCTTGGAGTCAAACTACATTGCCAGCAGGCCTTTTCGAATCAATGCT GGACCTGTGCATGCCTACGTGCTTGTTCCTGGAGGAAAAACTTGCTACCTTTCAGAGTTAAAATCTGGCAAAGAAGTGATCGTGGTTGATCAGAAAGGCCAGCAGCGAACAGCAATTGTTGGTCGTGTGAAGATAGAGTCTAGACCTCTTATCCTTGTAGAGGCAAAG GGATCAGATCATCAAACTCATTACAGCATAATTCTACAGAATGCGGAAACAGTCGCCTTAATTGCTCCCTTCCAAG AAAATGGAGGAAAGAAAACTACTATACCCGTGACCTCACTAAAGGTGGGGGACGAAGTTTTGCTGAGAGTACAAGGCGGTGCATGA
- the LOC123197721 gene encoding serine/threonine-protein kinase PBL34-like isoform X2: MGLGPETVNVGNWSVGKSKKKKEDNESGETGSGCWFKFRLMGRSLSSRSKRDGSSSGTSTPYESKSTNDNSRDQPVVPTASPSTTTTSNTLSPISSTPNRLEEFKISPQLRKFSYNELKSATRNFRRENLLGEGGFGCVYKGWINVAGTCPLKPGIGLPVAVKTLNLEGLQGHKEWLAEVNFLGEFCHPNLVKLIGCCIEDDQRLLVYEFMPRGSLENQLFRRSVPLPWPIRMKIALDAAKGLAFLHEEAEKPVIYRDFKTSNVLLDGDYNAKLSDFGLAKDGPEGDKTHVSTRVMGTYGYAAPEYVMTGHLTAKSDVYSFGVVLLEMLTGRRSVDRNRPNGEQSLVEWARPYLVERRRFYRIMDPRLEGCFSIKGAHIAIQLAGHCVSRDPKTRPLMSEVVEALKPLPSLTDMASSSPYFQAMQAEHSNSNRGTRVQAGNTSRNGQPMRSGSVPNGPHGSPYHRNNPNRSPKPSPEWSTEPNVNPGNNPNQSPNPNGHQP; this comes from the exons ATGGGATTAGGTCCTGAAACTGTTAATGTGGGGAATTGGAGTGTtggaaaatcaaagaaaaagaaggaagatAATGAGTCCGGTGAGACTGGTTCAGGGTGTTGGTTTAAGTTTAGGTTAATGGGAAGGTCCTTATCTTCCAGGTCCAAAAGGGATGGTTCCAGTAGTGGCACTAGCACTCCTTATG AAAGTAAATCAACAAATGATAACAGTCGGGACCAACCGGTTGTTCCAACAGCATCACCCTCGACTACAACTACAAGCAACACCTTAAGTCCAATATCATCAACTCCCAACAGACTCgaagaatttaaaatttctccCCAGCTTCGGAAATTCTCCTATAATGAGCTTAAGTCAGCAACCCGAAATTTTAGACGTGAGAATCTTCTTGGCGAGGGTGGGTTTGGCTGTGTATACAAAGGTTGGATCAATGTGGCTGGAACGTGTCCATTGAAACCTGGCATTGGCCTTCCTGTTGCTGTAAAGACCCTCAACTTGGAGGGACTTCAGGGTCATAAAGAATGGCTT GCTGAAGTTAATTTTCTTGGCGAGTTCTGCCATCCTAATCTGGTTAAGTTAATTGGTTGTTGCATTGAGGATGATCAGAGGCTACTTGTGTATGAGTTTATGCCCCGAGGAAGTTTGGAAAATCAACTGTTTAGAA GGTCTGTGCCTCTTCCTTGGCCTATCAGAATGAAAATTGCACTTGATGCTGCAAAGGGCCTCGCCTTTCTTCATGAAGAAGCTGAAAAGCCAGTGATATATCGAGATTTTAAAACCTCCAATGTACTATTAGATGGG GACTACAATGCCAAGCTTTCTGATTTTGGACTTGCTAAAGATGGTCCAGAGGGAGATAAGACTCATGTATCTACCCGAGTAATGGGAACTTATGGTTATGCGGCCCCTGAGTATGTGATGACAG GGCATCTTACAGCGAAGAGTGATGTCTATAGCTTCGGGGTGGTTTTGCTTGAAATGTTGACTGGCCGAAGATCAGTGGACAGAAACCGACCCAATGGAGAGCAAAGCCTGGTTGAATGGGCTAGACCATATCTTGTAGAGAGGAGAAGGTTCTATCGGATAATGGATCCTCGCCTTGAGGGATGCTTCTCGATCAAAGGTGCTCATATAGCAATTCAGTTGGCTGGCCACTGCGTCAGCCGCGACCCCAAAACCAGACCTCTTATGAGTGAAGTGGTTGAAGCCCTTAAGCCACTGCCCTCCCTGACAGACATGGCCTCTTCTTCTCCATACTTTCAAGCAATGCAAGCAGAGCACTCGAATTCTAACCGTGGCACTAGAGTGCAGGCTGGGAACACATCAAGGAATGGACAACCAATGCGAAGTGGCTCTGTACCAAATGGTCCACATGGCTCACCATATCATCGTAACAATCCTAACCGATCACCCAAGCCTAGTCCTGAATGGTCAACTGAGCCTAATGTCAATCCTGGTAACAATCCTAACCAGTCACCTAATCCTAATGGCCATCAACCATAG
- the LOC123197721 gene encoding serine/threonine-protein kinase PBL34-like isoform X1, translating into MGLGPETVNVGNWSVGKSKKKKEDNESGETGSGCWFKFRLMGRSLSSRSKRDGSSSGTSTPYAESKSTNDNSRDQPVVPTASPSTTTTSNTLSPISSTPNRLEEFKISPQLRKFSYNELKSATRNFRRENLLGEGGFGCVYKGWINVAGTCPLKPGIGLPVAVKTLNLEGLQGHKEWLAEVNFLGEFCHPNLVKLIGCCIEDDQRLLVYEFMPRGSLENQLFRRSVPLPWPIRMKIALDAAKGLAFLHEEAEKPVIYRDFKTSNVLLDGDYNAKLSDFGLAKDGPEGDKTHVSTRVMGTYGYAAPEYVMTGHLTAKSDVYSFGVVLLEMLTGRRSVDRNRPNGEQSLVEWARPYLVERRRFYRIMDPRLEGCFSIKGAHIAIQLAGHCVSRDPKTRPLMSEVVEALKPLPSLTDMASSSPYFQAMQAEHSNSNRGTRVQAGNTSRNGQPMRSGSVPNGPHGSPYHRNNPNRSPKPSPEWSTEPNVNPGNNPNQSPNPNGHQP; encoded by the exons ATGGGATTAGGTCCTGAAACTGTTAATGTGGGGAATTGGAGTGTtggaaaatcaaagaaaaagaaggaagatAATGAGTCCGGTGAGACTGGTTCAGGGTGTTGGTTTAAGTTTAGGTTAATGGGAAGGTCCTTATCTTCCAGGTCCAAAAGGGATGGTTCCAGTAGTGGCACTAGCACTCCTTATG CAGAAAGTAAATCAACAAATGATAACAGTCGGGACCAACCGGTTGTTCCAACAGCATCACCCTCGACTACAACTACAAGCAACACCTTAAGTCCAATATCATCAACTCCCAACAGACTCgaagaatttaaaatttctccCCAGCTTCGGAAATTCTCCTATAATGAGCTTAAGTCAGCAACCCGAAATTTTAGACGTGAGAATCTTCTTGGCGAGGGTGGGTTTGGCTGTGTATACAAAGGTTGGATCAATGTGGCTGGAACGTGTCCATTGAAACCTGGCATTGGCCTTCCTGTTGCTGTAAAGACCCTCAACTTGGAGGGACTTCAGGGTCATAAAGAATGGCTT GCTGAAGTTAATTTTCTTGGCGAGTTCTGCCATCCTAATCTGGTTAAGTTAATTGGTTGTTGCATTGAGGATGATCAGAGGCTACTTGTGTATGAGTTTATGCCCCGAGGAAGTTTGGAAAATCAACTGTTTAGAA GGTCTGTGCCTCTTCCTTGGCCTATCAGAATGAAAATTGCACTTGATGCTGCAAAGGGCCTCGCCTTTCTTCATGAAGAAGCTGAAAAGCCAGTGATATATCGAGATTTTAAAACCTCCAATGTACTATTAGATGGG GACTACAATGCCAAGCTTTCTGATTTTGGACTTGCTAAAGATGGTCCAGAGGGAGATAAGACTCATGTATCTACCCGAGTAATGGGAACTTATGGTTATGCGGCCCCTGAGTATGTGATGACAG GGCATCTTACAGCGAAGAGTGATGTCTATAGCTTCGGGGTGGTTTTGCTTGAAATGTTGACTGGCCGAAGATCAGTGGACAGAAACCGACCCAATGGAGAGCAAAGCCTGGTTGAATGGGCTAGACCATATCTTGTAGAGAGGAGAAGGTTCTATCGGATAATGGATCCTCGCCTTGAGGGATGCTTCTCGATCAAAGGTGCTCATATAGCAATTCAGTTGGCTGGCCACTGCGTCAGCCGCGACCCCAAAACCAGACCTCTTATGAGTGAAGTGGTTGAAGCCCTTAAGCCACTGCCCTCCCTGACAGACATGGCCTCTTCTTCTCCATACTTTCAAGCAATGCAAGCAGAGCACTCGAATTCTAACCGTGGCACTAGAGTGCAGGCTGGGAACACATCAAGGAATGGACAACCAATGCGAAGTGGCTCTGTACCAAATGGTCCACATGGCTCACCATATCATCGTAACAATCCTAACCGATCACCCAAGCCTAGTCCTGAATGGTCAACTGAGCCTAATGTCAATCCTGGTAACAATCCTAACCAGTCACCTAATCCTAATGGCCATCAACCATAG
- the LOC123197658 gene encoding homeobox-leucine zipper protein HAT7-like: MAFPPRHSFIFQSHEDSLDHLPSPASLSSLPSCPPQFFHGAPFMIKRSMSFSGVDKCEDVHGDEDLSDDGSQMGERKKRLNSEQVKALEKSFEQGNKLEPERKMQLARALGLQPRQIAIWFQNRRARWKTKQLEKDYEVLKKQFEALKADNDALQSQNKKLHAELLSLKKKDPNEVNLKKETEGSWSNGSDNNSSDANLDISRAAAITSPVSSHLSSKQLFPSSIRPITMTQPLHHQGSARPDLQCPKMDQMVQEESFCNMFNGIEEQQGFWQWPEQQNFR; the protein is encoded by the exons ATGGCCTTCCCTCCTCGGCATAGTTTCATCTTCCAATCCCATGAAGACTCTCTGGACCATCTCCCTTCTCCGGCCTCCCTCAGCTCCCTCCCCTCTTGCCCTCCTCAATTCTTCCATG GTGCACCGTTTATGATTAAGAGATCGATGTCGTTTTCGGGAGTTGACAAGTGTGAAGATGTGCATGGAGATGAAGACTTGTCTGATGATGGATCCCAAATGGGGGAGAGGAAGAAGAGGCTCAACTCTGAGCAAGTTAAGGCACTTGAGAAAAGCTTTGAGCAGGGGAACAAGCTTGAGCCTGAGAGGAAAATGCAGTTGGCTAGGGCTTTAGGCCTGCAACCAAGACAGATAGCCATCTGGTTTCAAAACAGGAGGGCTAGATGGAAGACTAAACAGTTGGAGAAAGATTATGAAGTTTTGAAGAAACAGTTTGAAGCTCTCAAGGCTGATAATGATGCCCTTCAATCTCAGAACAAAAAGCTTCATGCGGAG TTACTTTCCCTGAAAAAGAAAGATCCAAATGAAGTTAATCTGAAGAAAGAAACTGAAGGGTCATGGAGCAATGGCAGTGACAACAATAGTTCAGATGCCAACTTAGATATCTCAAGAGCAGCAGCAATAACCAGCCCAGTGTCTTCTCATTTAAGCAGCAAGCAGCTCTTTCCCTCATCAATTAGGCCAATAACCATGACTCAACCTCTCCATCATCAAGGATCAGCAAGGCCAGACCTTCAGTGCCCAAAAATGGATCAAATGGTTCAAGAGGAAAGTTTCTGCAACATGTTCAATGGTATTGAAGAGCAGCAAGGGTTCTGGCAGTGGCCTGAGCAACAAAATTTTCGTTGA